A genome region from Chengkuizengella sp. SCS-71B includes the following:
- a CDS encoding glutathione peroxidase, giving the protein MSVYEYTVQTIKGEEKSLQDFEGKVLLIVNTASKCGFTPQYKQLQELHETYNEQGLVVLGFPCNQFGEQEPGEESDIESFCELNYGVTFSMFAKVDVNGKDAHPLFTYLKEVAPGLLGSKGIKWNFTKFLIDKSGKAVARYAPKTNPLEMKNEIEKLLSE; this is encoded by the coding sequence ATGTCTGTTTATGAATATACAGTACAAACAATTAAAGGTGAAGAAAAATCGCTACAAGATTTTGAAGGGAAAGTACTATTGATAGTGAATACAGCCAGTAAATGTGGTTTTACACCACAATATAAACAGCTTCAAGAACTTCATGAAACTTATAATGAGCAAGGATTAGTTGTATTAGGTTTTCCATGCAATCAATTTGGAGAGCAAGAGCCTGGTGAAGAATCTGATATTGAGAGCTTTTGTGAATTGAATTACGGTGTTACTTTTTCTATGTTTGCAAAGGTTGATGTAAATGGAAAGGATGCACATCCATTGTTTACTTATCTAAAAGAGGTAGCACCAGGTTTATTAGGGTCAAAAGGGATTAAATGGAACTTTACTAAGTTTTTAATAGATAAATCAGGTAAAGCCGTAGCTCGTTATGCTCCAAAAACAAATCCATTAGAAATGAAAAATGAAATTGAGAAATTGTTAAGTGAATAG
- a CDS encoding (2Fe-2S) ferredoxin domain-containing protein: protein MATWNLTNTNQHLFICNGGSCMNDGAEELTQAIRKEISKKSLDQSIHTTRTLCNGRCEDKCVVICYPEGVWYKEMASADAPRFIESIRLGQRLEDKISHQFDGQVFVPSEGTKLGKMKDEKTVKKVSKVF from the coding sequence ATGGCGACATGGAATTTAACGAATACAAACCAGCATTTATTCATATGTAATGGGGGCAGCTGTATGAACGATGGAGCTGAGGAGCTGACTCAAGCCATCCGTAAAGAAATATCTAAGAAAAGTCTTGATCAATCTATTCATACTACTAGAACACTTTGTAATGGGCGATGTGAAGATAAATGTGTCGTTATTTGTTATCCAGAGGGTGTATGGTATAAAGAAATGGCAAGTGCTGATGCGCCAAGATTTATTGAATCTATTAGATTAGGGCAACGATTAGAGGATAAGATTAGCCATCAATTTGATGGTCAAGTTTTTGTGCCGTCCGAAGGAACGAAGCTAGGAAAAATGAAAGATGAGAAAACGGTAAAAAAGGTGTCTAAGGTATTTTAA
- a CDS encoding SCP2 sterol-binding domain-containing protein has translation MSVREEFQHLIEKVEANPEHIDGMECVYQFDVSGEDEGTYVIELSKGNITYKEGEVDNPSCTIQLSSKNLIKLMHGNLNATTAFMMGKLKVKGNLSLAMKLEATLKKYQ, from the coding sequence ATGTCTGTTAGAGAAGAGTTCCAACATTTAATTGAAAAAGTGGAGGCCAATCCAGAACATATTGATGGAATGGAGTGTGTCTATCAGTTCGATGTGAGTGGAGAAGATGAAGGCACTTATGTCATTGAATTGTCTAAAGGGAACATTACTTATAAGGAAGGTGAAGTTGATAACCCTTCTTGTACGATCCAACTATCTTCAAAAAACTTAATTAAATTAATGCATGGAAATTTAAACGCTACAACTGCATTTATGATGGGAAAACTAAAAGTAAAAGGAAATCTATCTTTAGCTATGAAATTAGAAGCAACTCTAAAAAAATATCAATAA
- a CDS encoding CAP domain-containing protein, producing the protein MKKHLIIYSLVLLMMSQLAVPAFANSSAFPDTKGHWADKTITWAKQKEFISGYQDGKFHPNSQITEAEFLALLFRTLEADVPRTCRGQSWAEKYYIYAWSKDYPVEGIYDRKARDKEIDRTKVAEILARADGKEKSGAEAIQYILDQEFSKGKTSATVKGYAGNDTLTRAEAIQFIKNALDEGIKTDGKKVAHTPSQPPSNNEGSTTEQETTQKGSFKISAYEQEVVNLVNAERAQYDLPPLKIDNKLSEVARIKSADMQSKDYFDHTSPTYGSPFDMMRSFGVSYRSAAENIAYGQRTPQEVVNAWMNSSGHRKNILSSSSTHIGVGYIEQGNYWTQMFIGK; encoded by the coding sequence TTGAAAAAACATTTAATTATTTATTCTTTAGTACTGTTAATGATGAGCCAATTAGCAGTTCCAGCTTTCGCAAATTCATCTGCTTTTCCTGACACAAAAGGTCACTGGGCAGATAAAACGATTACTTGGGCTAAGCAAAAAGAATTCATTAGTGGTTATCAAGATGGTAAATTCCATCCAAATTCACAAATTACTGAAGCAGAATTTTTAGCGCTATTGTTTAGAACTTTGGAGGCTGATGTACCTAGAACTTGTAGAGGTCAAAGTTGGGCAGAGAAATATTACATATATGCCTGGTCTAAAGACTACCCAGTAGAAGGAATATATGACAGAAAAGCTAGAGATAAAGAAATCGATCGAACAAAGGTTGCGGAAATACTAGCTCGAGCAGATGGAAAAGAAAAAAGTGGAGCTGAAGCTATACAGTATATACTTGATCAAGAGTTCAGTAAAGGGAAAACTTCTGCTACAGTAAAAGGATACGCAGGTAACGATACCCTGACAAGAGCAGAAGCTATTCAATTTATCAAAAATGCGCTGGATGAAGGAATTAAAACTGATGGAAAAAAAGTAGCACATACTCCATCTCAGCCACCTAGTAATAATGAAGGTAGTACTACTGAACAAGAAACTACCCAAAAAGGATCTTTTAAGATAAGTGCATATGAACAAGAAGTAGTAAATTTAGTAAATGCAGAACGTGCACAGTATGACTTACCTCCATTGAAAATAGATAATAAGTTAAGTGAAGTTGCACGTATCAAGTCTGCCGACATGCAATCTAAGGATTACTTTGATCATACAAGTCCAACTTATGGTTCACCATTTGATATGATGAGAAGCTTTGGGGTATCTTATAGATCTGCTGCAGAAAACATTGCTTATGGTCAAAGAACACCACAGGAAGTAGTAAATGCTTGGATGAATAGTAGCGGTCATCGTAAAAATATTTTAAGTTCTAGTTCTACTCATATTGGTGTTGGTTATATAGAACAAGGAAATTATTGGACTCAAATGTTCATTGGTAAATAA
- a CDS encoding GNAT family protein, producing the protein MNFPQLETKRLNLVKIETEHIQSYYEIMSKNEVTKYYGMNSLKNIEEATKIVDLFENTFNKSRGIRWGIVLKDLNRFIGTLGLNNLDIRTKKAEIGYELHPSFWGKGITAEAITEVLEYSFQALDLFRIGAITFPDNAASNKLLEKLGFTKEGRLRGYLYHNKPHDALIYSMLKQEWGKK; encoded by the coding sequence ATGAACTTTCCACAACTTGAAACAAAACGATTAAATTTAGTAAAAATAGAAACAGAACACATACAAAGTTACTATGAAATCATGTCCAAAAACGAGGTTACTAAATATTATGGAATGAACAGTTTGAAAAACATTGAAGAAGCCACAAAAATAGTAGATTTATTTGAGAATACATTCAATAAAAGTCGTGGAATACGGTGGGGAATTGTTTTAAAAGATTTAAATAGATTTATAGGGACACTTGGACTGAATAACTTAGATATTAGGACTAAAAAAGCTGAGATTGGATATGAGTTACATCCTTCATTTTGGGGCAAAGGGATTACTGCTGAAGCCATTACTGAAGTTTTGGAATACTCATTTCAAGCGTTGGACCTTTTTAGAATAGGCGCAATAACCTTCCCTGATAATGCAGCATCAAACAAATTATTGGAAAAGTTAGGATTTACTAAAGAAGGTAGATTAAGAGGATATCTCTACCATAATAAACCACACGATGCATTGATTTATTCAATGCTTAAACAAGAATGGGGAAAAAAATAA
- a CDS encoding HD domain-containing protein, which yields MYNITIPKSNVAKEATKLVHEISPEFLYNHCLRTYAFGDELGKKYGFKYDQELFYLGSILHDVGLTEHVCRKHSFEHESADHAVNFLHTHGISEEKIDVVREAIVLHASQIAEEKQPEIALVHFGAGMDVIGLRVKDISEESFNFILESYPRLGFKQSMIELIKYDAELKNDQFPNNLSSSMLRMGFIDWIMNAPFKE from the coding sequence ATGTACAATATCACTATTCCTAAAAGCAATGTGGCAAAGGAAGCTACTAAGTTAGTTCATGAGATTTCACCAGAATTTCTTTACAACCATTGTTTGCGAACGTATGCTTTTGGTGATGAATTAGGGAAAAAATATGGTTTCAAATATGATCAGGAGTTATTCTATCTTGGTTCAATATTACATGATGTTGGTCTAACTGAACATGTTTGCCGTAAACATTCATTTGAACATGAAAGTGCTGATCATGCAGTGAACTTCCTACATACCCATGGTATTTCTGAAGAAAAAATTGATGTAGTACGTGAAGCAATAGTTTTGCATGCATCACAAATAGCTGAAGAAAAACAACCAGAGATTGCTTTAGTACACTTTGGAGCAGGTATGGATGTTATTGGTTTACGTGTAAAAGATATTTCTGAAGAATCGTTTAATTTCATACTTGAATCCTATCCAAGATTAGGTTTCAAACAGTCTATGATTGAACTTATTAAATATGATGCTGAACTCAAAAATGATCAATTTCCAAATAATTTGAGTTCTTCTATGCTTCGGATGGGTTTTATAGACTGGATTATGAATGCTCCTTTTAAAGAGTAA
- a CDS encoding TetR/AcrR family transcriptional regulator: MKKNDATKDLIIRTSIILFNEKGYGQTSIQDIMDATRLPKGAIYRRFKNKNDIALASFEKSGEILMSHFLEAVQSKDTATEKIIAMYYVYEDAVGNPPISGGCPLLNTAIESDYSFPELREKASLSYNKTLLFIKSILDEGINNNEFHNELNSHSLASFILAAFEGSIMASRVTHNNDHILNLTHQIKTLLNQYKI; the protein is encoded by the coding sequence ATGAAGAAGAATGATGCAACCAAAGATTTAATTATTCGTACGTCTATCATCCTATTTAATGAAAAAGGATACGGTCAAACTTCAATACAAGACATAATGGATGCAACAAGATTACCAAAAGGAGCTATATACAGAAGATTTAAGAATAAAAATGATATTGCACTCGCTTCTTTTGAAAAATCTGGTGAAATCCTCATGTCACATTTCTTAGAGGCAGTTCAATCTAAAGATACGGCTACGGAAAAAATTATTGCGATGTATTATGTTTATGAAGATGCCGTTGGTAACCCTCCAATTTCAGGGGGATGCCCGCTACTAAACACAGCAATTGAGAGTGATTATTCATTTCCTGAACTACGTGAAAAAGCTTCATTAAGCTACAATAAAACGCTTCTATTTATTAAATCTATTTTAGACGAAGGTATTAATAATAATGAATTTCATAATGAATTGAATTCTCATTCACTAGCATCATTTATTCTTGCTGCATTTGAAGGGTCTATTATGGCTAGTCGTGTGACTCATAACAATGATCATATTTTAAATTTGACTCACCAAATTAAAACATTACTTAATCAATATAAAATTTAA
- a CDS encoding YobA family protein encodes MKHWVLLLIIITAVSVTACSNNINNSEKGTVSEDGAMSEEGYIISKDKDRILVVGGISQEDVQSTSVEDILNGKGSSAAWFDIPDDLQVGDLQVGQKVKVWFSVMAESYPGQATAQKVQVINE; translated from the coding sequence ATGAAACACTGGGTTCTTTTATTGATAATTATTACTGCTGTATCTGTTACTGCTTGTTCTAATAATATTAACAACAGTGAAAAAGGTACTGTGAGTGAAGATGGTGCTATGAGTGAAGAAGGTTATATTATTAGCAAAGACAAGGATAGAATTCTTGTTGTTGGAGGTATTTCTCAAGAAGATGTACAATCAACTTCAGTTGAAGATATTTTAAATGGAAAGGGTAGCAGTGCTGCTTGGTTTGATATACCTGATGATTTGCAAGTAGGTGATTTACAAGTAGGTCAAAAAGTAAAAGTATGGTTTAGTGTAATGGCAGAGTCATATCCAGGGCAAGCTACAGCACAAAAAGTGCAAGTGATAAATGAGTAA
- a CDS encoding 2-hydroxyglutaryl-CoA dehydratase, translated as MRTSKKREVVKESYQPDYYFQKELNRYQTEQEEKLGLNQSKAQWFDPVPRQFFAKDKDSTTILFGGLTMAHDYLMEGALKGLGYHVKHMDCPDTESLRFGKEYGNRGQCNPTYFTVGNLIKYLTYLRDVKGKKKEEIVSQYLFITSGSCGPCRFGTYVTEYRKALRDAGFDGFRVLLFQQQSGLKQATGEESALKLDSSFFLTFLKAVLIGDILNALGYRIRPYEVEEGATNAALERCKQHLYKAFSERKQLMPALYRCRKELKAVKVDRIRVKPKVSIIGEFWAMTTEGEGNYQLQKFLESEGAEVEVQSVTAWILFLIWEGQYDTRKRMHLQEADSESKGLKGKNPLKRLLILGIANRAVRGMFYTYARVIGLRGYHLPNMDEIAKVADSHYNNHLRGGEGHMEVGKLILNVKKRKVNMTISVKPFGCMPSSGVSDGVQSLITEIYPEAIFLPIETTGDGAINVYSRIQMMLFKAKQAAQKEFEEALAKKGYSVEHLQKKTFSRSPITQPLKVSRHSVACTSANIVYHLRGISNRFFFRRNKIKEA; from the coding sequence GTGCGTACGTCAAAAAAACGAGAAGTTGTTAAGGAGAGTTATCAGCCGGATTATTATTTTCAAAAAGAATTAAACCGGTATCAGACTGAACAAGAAGAAAAATTGGGATTGAATCAATCAAAAGCACAATGGTTTGATCCTGTTCCCCGCCAATTTTTTGCAAAGGACAAGGATTCCACGACAATTCTATTCGGTGGTCTTACCATGGCTCATGACTACTTAATGGAGGGAGCATTAAAAGGATTGGGATATCATGTTAAACACATGGATTGCCCAGATACAGAATCTCTCCGATTTGGTAAGGAGTATGGAAATCGCGGGCAATGTAATCCAACCTACTTTACTGTTGGGAATCTGATCAAGTATCTTACATATCTTCGAGATGTTAAAGGAAAAAAGAAGGAAGAAATTGTAAGTCAGTATTTATTCATTACGAGCGGCTCTTGTGGTCCTTGCCGCTTTGGTACTTATGTAACAGAATATCGAAAGGCCCTTAGGGATGCAGGGTTTGATGGATTTCGAGTCTTGCTCTTTCAACAGCAGAGTGGCTTAAAACAAGCTACGGGTGAAGAGTCTGCTCTGAAACTAGATAGTTCATTTTTCCTTACTTTTTTAAAGGCTGTATTGATCGGAGATATTTTGAATGCGTTAGGGTATCGCATTCGGCCTTATGAAGTGGAAGAGGGGGCGACCAATGCTGCACTTGAACGTTGCAAACAACATTTATATAAAGCTTTCAGCGAACGTAAACAACTGATGCCCGCTTTATACCGTTGTCGAAAAGAACTAAAAGCTGTAAAAGTTGATCGAATTCGAGTAAAACCAAAAGTAAGCATTATTGGAGAGTTTTGGGCCATGACTACGGAAGGAGAAGGCAACTATCAACTGCAAAAATTTCTGGAAAGTGAGGGTGCCGAAGTAGAAGTGCAGTCTGTCACAGCATGGATCTTATTTTTGATTTGGGAAGGGCAGTATGATACTCGTAAACGGATGCATTTACAAGAAGCAGATTCTGAAAGTAAGGGTTTAAAAGGAAAGAATCCTTTAAAACGTTTACTAATCTTAGGTATAGCAAATCGTGCCGTTCGAGGAATGTTCTATACTTATGCCAGAGTGATCGGGCTTCGTGGATATCACTTACCTAATATGGATGAAATAGCTAAAGTGGCCGACTCACATTATAATAATCATCTTAGAGGGGGGGAAGGACATATGGAGGTAGGCAAACTCATTCTTAATGTGAAGAAAAGGAAAGTAAATATGACGATTTCTGTAAAGCCATTTGGTTGCATGCCTTCATCTGGTGTTTCTGATGGAGTTCAATCACTCATAACTGAGATTTATCCTGAAGCAATTTTTCTTCCCATTGAAACGACAGGAGATGGGGCCATTAATGTCTATAGCCGAATACAAATGATGTTATTTAAGGCTAAGCAGGCTGCCCAAAAAGAATTCGAAGAAGCTTTAGCCAAAAAGGGCTATTCCGTAGAGCATCTTCAGAAAAAGACTTTCAGTCGTTCGCCGATTACGCAACCTTTGAAAGTAAGCAGACATTCTGTTGCATGTACATCAGCAAACATCGTTTATCATTTACGGGGAATTTCAAACAGATTTTTTTTTCGTCGCAATAAAATAAAAGAAGCATGA
- a CDS encoding BadF/BadG/BcrA/BcrD ATPase family protein, whose amino-acid sequence MIGIDVGSTTVKATVVDPNTKEILWSDYQRHNTKQAENVLDFLVRIGNEFSQVEKEKIRVFITGSGGSPIAKHIGAKFVQEVNAVTMSVEELHPDVGSVVELGGQDAKIIIFKENEETGDKQAITSMNDKCASGTGATIDKCVIKVGMPESEVAKLDFDDSKLHHVAAKCGVFAETDIVNLVKSSIPSSEIMCSLADAIVMQNLSVLTRGNTLRHKVLLLGGPNTYLPFLQQCWRKRIPESWEQRGYNYPKDIPIDELIFVPENAQYYAAYGSVIYGLHESSEVGRYKGLEELKKFITHGRKAKLGEKAGAPLVKNVEELEEFRRQYSIPKFKPASFESGNTIKAVIGLDGGSTSSKAVVVDENGKILLKEYQLSKGNPIQDTKELLGRIHDKVHASGAKLEIIGFGATGYAADVLEKTLKADVNIVETVAHMMSAVHFFGDIDVICDIGGQDIKVLFLKNGDIRNFRLSNQCSAGNGMLLQAMADQFGIPVQEYAETAFKADLSPKFSYGCAVFLDSDRVNFQKEGYAKEELLAGLALVLPKNVWQYVVQIPRMAELGRKFVLQGGTQHNLAAVKAQVDYIKERVPDAEVYVHPHTGEAGAIGAAMETLRVVKRRGYSTFLGLDAAIGLSYSSRNDESTRCNFCPNNCSRTFIDSTTPDGQTARYISGFSCEKGTVENKEALIKLTKGRNQQKKQYPNLVDYEAKQMFKHFYDSTPMPSSDQAVEDVKIKSSILGLGMKQRKFIRQFQRSSIEAVERRKQLRIGIPKVLNIWSTAPFWRTYLETLGIDQKNIVFSNNTSEEMWQEGGKYGSIDPCYPSKVAQAHIHNLLFKHHERKALDAIVFPCITHIPTHLQNVMDSSSCPIVAGAPNVIKAAFTKETDFFKERGIIYFDPAVTFTEQNMMKKQLFEAFNDFLQITEDENNFAVDEAWKAMALFDHEMQEKGKLILEQVEQENRIAILMIGRPYHSDPGLNHSILDEFQVLGYPILSMRSIPKDEAWLQRFFKDDLESGRVNHALEVTDVWPENFSSNSVQKVWAAKFSARHPNVAVLDLSNFKCGHDAPTYGLIDSVISTANTPYSALHDIDANKPSGSIKIRVKTYAHSLGLHEERLQDLAQKKMQLQQLIEQKRCELLQQSSLEKKAISE is encoded by the coding sequence ATGATAGGAATTGATGTTGGATCTACTACTGTAAAAGCAACCGTAGTAGATCCGAATACAAAAGAAATTCTATGGTCTGATTATCAACGTCACAATACGAAACAAGCTGAGAATGTTTTAGATTTCTTAGTTCGTATTGGAAATGAATTTTCTCAAGTAGAGAAAGAAAAGATTCGAGTGTTTATTACGGGATCTGGTGGTAGTCCGATTGCCAAGCATATCGGGGCTAAGTTTGTGCAAGAAGTAAATGCTGTTACGATGTCGGTTGAAGAATTGCATCCTGATGTAGGGAGCGTAGTTGAACTTGGAGGACAAGATGCAAAGATCATTATTTTTAAAGAAAATGAAGAGACCGGTGACAAACAGGCTATTACTTCTATGAATGATAAATGTGCCTCTGGTACGGGTGCTACGATTGATAAGTGTGTCATTAAAGTAGGCATGCCGGAATCAGAGGTTGCTAAGCTTGATTTTGATGATAGCAAATTACATCATGTAGCAGCGAAATGCGGCGTTTTTGCAGAAACGGATATTGTAAACCTCGTGAAAAGCAGCATTCCTTCTTCAGAAATCATGTGTTCTTTGGCAGATGCAATCGTCATGCAGAATCTTTCAGTACTGACTCGTGGAAATACACTGAGACATAAAGTCCTATTGTTAGGAGGTCCAAATACATATTTGCCTTTTCTTCAGCAATGTTGGCGCAAGCGTATTCCAGAATCGTGGGAACAAAGAGGATATAATTATCCGAAAGATATACCGATCGATGAACTCATTTTTGTTCCGGAAAATGCTCAGTATTATGCTGCATACGGTTCCGTCATTTATGGGCTTCATGAATCGAGTGAAGTTGGACGTTATAAGGGCTTAGAAGAATTGAAGAAATTTATTACGCATGGACGAAAGGCTAAGCTGGGTGAGAAAGCCGGTGCTCCATTAGTAAAAAACGTAGAGGAATTGGAAGAATTTCGTCGTCAGTATAGTATTCCTAAATTTAAGCCTGCATCTTTTGAATCTGGGAATACGATTAAGGCTGTTATTGGGCTTGATGGGGGTTCTACTTCGTCAAAAGCAGTAGTAGTTGATGAAAATGGAAAGATTCTTCTTAAGGAATATCAGCTTTCTAAAGGGAATCCAATTCAAGATACAAAGGAGCTTCTCGGTCGTATTCATGATAAAGTTCATGCATCGGGTGCCAAATTAGAAATTATTGGTTTTGGAGCAACTGGTTATGCTGCGGATGTATTGGAAAAGACATTAAAAGCGGATGTCAATATTGTAGAAACTGTTGCCCATATGATGAGCGCAGTTCATTTTTTTGGTGACATTGACGTGATTTGTGATATTGGTGGCCAAGACATAAAAGTCCTTTTTCTAAAAAATGGAGATATCCGTAACTTCCGATTGTCAAACCAGTGTTCAGCTGGGAATGGAATGTTGCTGCAGGCAATGGCTGACCAGTTTGGGATTCCTGTTCAAGAGTATGCTGAAACTGCATTTAAAGCTGATCTGAGTCCGAAATTTTCTTATGGTTGTGCAGTATTTCTTGATTCTGACCGGGTGAATTTTCAGAAGGAAGGCTATGCAAAGGAGGAACTGTTGGCTGGTCTTGCTTTAGTGCTCCCAAAAAACGTCTGGCAGTATGTAGTACAAATTCCGCGAATGGCGGAGCTTGGTCGCAAGTTTGTTTTACAGGGAGGGACACAACATAATCTGGCAGCCGTAAAAGCACAAGTGGATTATATTAAAGAGCGGGTTCCGGATGCTGAGGTATATGTTCATCCTCATACAGGTGAAGCTGGAGCAATTGGAGCTGCCATGGAGACCCTTCGTGTAGTAAAACGACGAGGGTATTCCACTTTTCTCGGGCTTGATGCAGCAATCGGGTTAAGTTATTCATCTCGTAATGATGAATCAACCCGCTGTAATTTTTGCCCAAATAACTGTAGTCGCACGTTTATTGATTCTACAACACCTGATGGACAGACAGCTCGTTATATTTCAGGATTTAGTTGTGAGAAAGGAACGGTAGAAAACAAGGAAGCGTTGATTAAACTGACTAAAGGACGCAATCAGCAGAAAAAGCAATATCCTAATTTAGTGGATTATGAAGCAAAACAAATGTTCAAACATTTCTATGATTCAACTCCTATGCCCTCGTCAGATCAAGCCGTTGAGGATGTCAAAATCAAGTCGAGTATCCTAGGTCTTGGAATGAAACAAAGAAAATTCATTCGTCAGTTTCAACGTTCTTCTATTGAGGCGGTTGAACGACGGAAACAGTTGCGTATTGGCATCCCGAAAGTGTTGAATATTTGGTCTACAGCCCCATTTTGGAGAACCTATCTTGAAACGCTAGGCATCGATCAGAAAAATATTGTATTCAGTAATAATACAAGTGAGGAAATGTGGCAGGAAGGTGGAAAGTACGGTTCCATAGACCCTTGTTACCCGTCAAAAGTAGCACAAGCGCATATTCATAATTTGTTGTTTAAACATCATGAGCGCAAAGCTTTGGACGCAATCGTTTTCCCATGTATAACCCATATCCCAACTCATCTACAGAATGTGATGGATTCTTCAAGCTGTCCGATAGTCGCTGGGGCACCAAATGTGATTAAAGCCGCATTTACGAAAGAAACGGACTTTTTTAAGGAAAGGGGGATCATTTACTTTGATCCAGCAGTGACGTTTACGGAACAGAATATGATGAAAAAACAGCTATTTGAAGCTTTTAATGATTTCTTACAAATCACTGAGGATGAAAATAATTTCGCTGTAGATGAAGCATGGAAGGCAATGGCTCTTTTTGATCATGAAATGCAAGAAAAAGGAAAGCTTATCCTGGAGCAAGTAGAGCAGGAAAATCGCATTGCCATTCTTATGATCGGACGTCCTTATCATTCAGATCCAGGACTTAACCACAGTATTTTGGATGAATTTCAGGTGTTAGGTTATCCGATTTTATCGATGCGCTCCATTCCGAAAGATGAGGCATGGTTACAAAGATTTTTTAAAGATGATTTAGAAAGTGGGAGAGTGAATCATGCTTTGGAAGTGACCGATGTATGGCCTGAAAATTTCAGTTCAAATAGTGTTCAGAAGGTTTGGGCTGCTAAGTTCTCAGCTAGACATCCGAATGTAGCGGTATTGGATCTTTCCAACTTTAAATGTGGACATGATGCCCCTACTTATGGGCTGATTGACTCAGTCATTTCAACGGCTAACACTCCTTATTCTGCTCTTCATGATATCGATGCGAATAAGCCGAGTGGTTCCATTAAGATCAGAGTTAAAACCTATGCTCATAGTCTAGGGCTTCATGAGGAACGGCTTCAAGATCTAGCACAAAAGAAGATGCAATTACAGCAACTGATTGAACAAAAGCGCTGCGAATTACTGCAGCAATCGAGTTTAGAGAAAAAAGCGATATCTGAATAA